A window of the Helicobacter sp. 11S03491-1 genome harbors these coding sequences:
- the rsmD gene encoding 16S rRNA (guanine(966)-N(2))-methyltransferase RsmD — protein MNNKSGIKIIAGKFKGIHLQMPHSSITRSTKAILKESLFNTLGTDIMKSCFIEAFGGSGSIGLEALSRGADETWFFEQDKSCFEILCKNIKLLESKDPSLITQSFLGDTFLLLPQNISKNKQKKILYLDPPFHIREHYIDIYQKCITLVELIWEYNLFLIIFEHSSDYKLPQNIAHFSIIKQKKFGKSSLTYYAPSQEYKGKK, from the coding sequence ATGAACAATAAATCCGGTATCAAAATCATTGCAGGCAAATTTAAAGGTATTCATTTACAAATGCCCCACTCATCAATCACACGATCAACTAAGGCAATTTTGAAAGAATCGCTTTTTAACACATTAGGGACAGATATTATGAAGAGTTGCTTTATTGAAGCCTTTGGAGGGAGTGGGTCTATTGGACTGGAAGCCCTCAGTAGAGGAGCAGATGAGACATGGTTTTTTGAACAGGACAAATCTTGTTTTGAAATTTTATGCAAAAATATCAAACTTCTGGAATCAAAAGATCCCTCATTGATAACTCAAAGTTTTTTAGGAGACACTTTTCTTCTTCTTCCTCAAAATATATCTAAGAACAAACAAAAAAAGATTCTCTATCTGGATCCACCCTTTCATATAAGAGAACATTACATAGATATTTATCAAAAATGTATCACTTTAGTAGAGCTTATTTGGGAATATAATTTATTTTTAATAATTTTTGAGCATTCAAGTGATTATAAATTACCTCAAAATATTGCACATTTTAGTATAATAAAGCAAAAAAAATTCGGCAAAAGTTCATTGACTTATTATGCCCCATCTCAAGAATATAAAGGAAAAAAATGA